Proteins from one Chelonia mydas isolate rCheMyd1 chromosome 14, rCheMyd1.pri.v2, whole genome shotgun sequence genomic window:
- the LOC119567445 gene encoding uncharacterized protein LOC119567445 isoform X2, whose product MARLLRMVRRKALQVAPEPEGSSCHLPKGQSKPCVPAGGEAAPVQARRRKCPAFWKRNPAPGAGAELGEAPTRPQWSWPRLRFRRQDPAQEGHRAGWLWGLLCGQQRPQEPSPPSHQEASPCPVSEALPAPAGQEGEGPCPSTGSSAWDSGSTWASGSSQADGGHCFVPGTPLDSEQEEGVDMAEDEAALKVIREQLQCRDKDEGQQLLFLQAIYPACLAARERGEDTLEPRCCKAAVVKRIVVSETRHTAAGGRRETRDWQGYGRANGWGLGGVGGGSRGLQFSWG is encoded by the exons atggccaggctcctgcgGATGGTCCggaggaaggctctgcaggtggccccagagcctgagggaagcagctgccaccttcccaaggggcagagcaagccctgcgtccccgctggcggggaagcagctcccgtccaggCCAGACGGCGGAAGTGCCCGGCCTTCTGGAAAAGGAACCCGGCTCCCGGCGCAGGCGCCGAGCTGGGAGAGGCCCCGACCAGGCCCcagtggagctggcccaggctgcgGTTTCGcagacaggacccagcccaggaggggcaccgggcagggtggctctggggcttgttgtgtgggcagcagcggccccaggagcccagccctccttcccatcaggaggcatcgccctgcccggtctctgaggcccttccagcccccgccggccaggagggggaaggtccctgtcccagcaccggcAGCTCAGCATGGGACAGCGGCAGCACctgggcctctggcagcagccaggccgatggaggccactgctttgttccag ggacccccCTGGAttcggagcaggaggaaggggtggacatGGCCGAAGATGAAGCTGCTCTCAAGGTcatccgagagcagctccagtgcagagataag gatgaggggcagcagctcctgttccttcaggccatctaccccgcatgtctggctgcacgggagagaggggaggacacgCTGGAGCCGCgctgctgcaaggcggctgtggtgaagaggatcgtggtgagtgagacacgccatacggcagctggagggaggagagagacacgGGATTGGCAGGGGTATGGCCGGGCtaatgggtgggggctgggtggtgttggagggggcagcagaggactGCAGTTTTCCTGGGGCTGA